The DNA window AGGAGACCGACCGTGACGCTGGTTTGGCCATCTTACTTCGCGGGAAGGAAGTGGCGCCATGGAACGCTTGTTCCTGTCGTTCTCTCTTGCGCGACACGGTGTCGTGTCGCCGGTTGTCTGTTTCCATCGAGCTTGGAAGGCCTGTCGTGCCCGTCTGGCTCATATCGTCGTCACCGCGGGCGTGCTGCTCACAGCTTCAGCCCCGTCGGTCTGGGCCGTTGATCCCAAGCCCTCCCCCACGCCGACCGCAACGCCGCCGAAGCGGGTTACGCCAGCAGCAGGCTCCGAGAAGAAGGCAGAGCCCGTCTTCGACGTCGATGACGTGGTGGTCACCGGATCGCTCAACACGCTGCCGGTCTGGAAGACCGCCAACAGCGTCGAGGTGGTGACCCCGGCCCAGGTGAAGGCGCGCAAGCCGCTCGAGGGGGCCGATACCCTCATCACGCTTCCCGGTGTGAACGTGTTGCGCGGTGGTTCGCTGGGTTCGCTCACCACCGTGCAGATCAGGGGAAGCGCGTCGACCGACGTGCTCGTTCTGCAAGACGGTCGGCCCCTGAACGAGCCATCAGTCGGAAGCGCTGATCTCTCGACCCTGCCCGCCGATTACATCGATCACGT is part of the Pseudomonadota bacterium genome and encodes:
- a CDS encoding TonB-dependent receptor — protein: MERLFLSFSLARHGVVSPVVCFHRAWKACRARLAHIVVTAGVLLTASAPSVWAVDPKPSPTPTATPPKRVTPAAGSEKKAEPVFDVDDVVVTGSLNTLPVWKTANSVEVVTPAQVKARKPLEGADTLITLPGVNVLRGGSLGSLTTVQIRGSASTDVLVLQDGRPLNEPSVGSADLSTLPADYIDHVEVVRGPYSALYGGNAMSGVVQFITKDGADHKSGADYVGGGQGTSIASGIVSAKLGKADLLIVPTLRSVTGDRPNASSELQNGFLRFSLPTGTNETLT